In one window of Orcinus orca chromosome 17, mOrcOrc1.1, whole genome shotgun sequence DNA:
- the RHPN1 gene encoding rhophilin-1 isoform X1, whose product MVPEGRPDGAGAGEESARLQAAGSVRKGCDLLANSQHGCLQSRRAQIHQQINRELRMRTGAENLYRATSNARVRETVALELSYVNSSLQLLKEELEGLDGNVDADQPQSEGITVPMIPLGLKETKQLDWATPLKELISGHFGEDSASYEAEIRELEDLRQAARTPSRSEAGLELLTAYYNQLCFQEARFVTPARSLGLLFHWYDSLTGVPAQQRALAFEKGSVLFNIGALHTQIGARQDRSCPEGTSCAVEAFQRAAGAFSLLRENFSHAPSPDMSPASLSMLEQLMTAQAQECVFEGLLLQAPVAPRDCLAQLHLAQEAAQVAAEYRLVHQTMAQPPVQDYVPFPWTTLVHVKAEYFRALAHYHAALALCDGAPVAEAELPALEQIFLGPPASSEPRGPALPQEQEDRRKLGKAHLKRAILGQEEALRLHAVCRALRRVDLLQVVLAQALRRSLAKYSELDLEDDFCEAAEAPDIRREQPGPLAKTQRRPEGRAPSFSRVKVADIFHRLGPLSVFSARNRWRLAGPIHVARGEGGFGFTLRGDAPVLIAAVVPGGRAAAAGLKEGDYIVSVNGQPCRWWKHAAVVAQLKGVGDEGVSLQVLTLLPGAEPPGSGDRRPALGALLRSQKECGWETPGPAQASPRPLLGWNRKAKRGKAGRRLSPAPHP is encoded by the exons ATGGTCCCTGAGGGGAGGCCGGACGGTGCGGGCGCCGGCGAGGAGAGCGCCCGGCTGCAGGCGGCGGGCAGCGTCCGCAAG GGCTGTGACCTCCTGGCAAATTCGCAGCACGGCTGCCTGCAGAGCCGCAGGGCCCAGATCCACCAGCAGATCAACAGGGAGCTGAGGATGCGGACGGGCGCCGAGAACCTGTACAG AGCGACCAGCAATGCCCGGGTGAGGGAGACTGTGGCCCTGGAGCTGAGCTACGTCAACTCCAGCCTGCAGCTGCTGAAGGAGGAGTTGGAGGGGCTCGATGGCAACGTGGATGCCGACCAGCCCCAGag CGAAGGTATCACTGTCCCCATGATCCCCCTGGGGCTGAAGGAGACCAAGCAGCTAGACTGGGCCACGCCCCTGAAG GAGCTGATCTCGGGGCACTTTGGAGAGGACAGTGCTTCCTACGAGGCTGAAATCCGGGAGCTGGAGGACCTGCGGCAG GCCGCGCGGACCCCTAGCCGGAGCGAGGCGGGCCTGGAGCTGCTCACGGCCTACTACAATCAGCTGTGTTTCCAGGAGGCGCGCTTTGTCACCCCTGCCAGGAGCCTGGGGCTGCTGTTCCACTG GTATGACTCGCTGACGGGGGTTCCGGCCCAGCAGCGGGCCCTGGCCTTCGAGAAGGGCAGCGTGCTCTTCAACATCGGCGCCCTCCACACCCAGATCGGGGCTCGCCAGGACCGCTCCTGCCCCGAGGGCACCAGCTGTGCTGTGGAGGCCTTTCAGAGGGCTGCGG GGGCCTTCAGCCTCCTGAGGGAGAACTTCTCCCACGCACCCAGCCCCGACATGAGCCCCGCCTCACTCTCCATGCTGGAGCAGCTCATGACCGCCCAGGCCCAGGAGTGCGTCTTCGAGGGCCTCTTGCTGCAGGCCCCCGTGGCTCCCCGTGACTGCCTGGCCCAGCTCCACCTGGCTCAGGAGGCCGCCCAG GTGGCGGCCGAGTACCGGCTGGTGCATCAGACCATGGCCCAGCCGCCCGTCCAGGACTACGTGCCCTTCCCCTGGACCACCCTGGTGCACGTGAAGGCCGAGTACTTCCGCGCCCTGGCCCACTACCACGCGGCCCTGGCCCTGTGTGACGGCGCCC CGGTGGCGGAGGCGGAGCTTCCAGCCCTCGAGCAGATCTTCCTCGGGCCCCCGGCCTCGTCTGAGCCCCggggccccgccctgccccaggAGCAGGAGGACCGCCGGAAGCTCG GCAAGGCCCACCTGAAGCGGGCCATCCTGGGTCAGGAGGAGGCCCTGCGGCTGCATGCCGTGTGCCGGGCCCTGCGCAGGGTGGACCTGCTGCAGGTCGTGCTGGCCCAGGCGCTGCGGCGCTCTCTGGCCAAGTACTCGGAACTCGACCTCGAGGACGACTTCTGTGAGGCCGCCGAGGCCCCTGACATTCGGCGTGAGCAGCCAGGCCCCTTGG CTAAGACGCAGCGGAGGCCGGAGGGCAGGGCGCCCAGCTTCTCCCGGGTGAAGGTGGCTGACATCTTCCATCGGCTG GGGCCCCTGTCCGTGTTCTCAGCCAGGAACCGCTGGCGGCTGGCAGGGCCCATCCACGTGGCCCGAGGAGAGGGCGGCTTCGGCTTCACGCTGCGGGGCGACGCGCCCGTTCTCATCGCGGCTGTCGTTCCGGGGGGCCGGGCCGCG GCGGCCGGCCTGAAGGAGGGTGACTACATCGTGTCAGTGAACGGGCAGCCGTGCAGGTGGTGGAAGCATGCAGCTGTGGTAGCCCAGCTGAAGGGCGTGGGCGACGAGGGCGTGAGCCTGCAGGTGCTGACGCTGCTGCCCGGTGCCGAGCCGCCTGGCTCG GGGGACCGCCGGCCAGCCCTGGGGGCGCTTCTGAGGAGCCAGAAGGAGTGTGGCTGGGAGACACCAGGGCCCGCACAAgccagccccaggcccctcctTGGCTGGAACCGCAAGGCCAAGAGGGGCAAGGCTGGAAGGAGGCTGTCCCCAGCCCCACACCCCTGA
- the RHPN1 gene encoding rhophilin-1 isoform X2: MVPEGRPDGAGAGEESARLQAAGSVRKGCDLLANSQHGCLQSRRAQIHQQINRELRMRTGAENLYRATSNARVRETVALELSYVNSSLQLLKEELEGLDGNVDADQPQSEGITVPMIPLGLKETKQLDWATPLKELISGHFGEDSASYEAEIRELEDLRQAARTPSRSEAGLELLTAYYNQLCFQEARFVTPARSLGLLFHWYDSLTGVPAQQRALAFEKGSVLFNIGALHTQIGARQDRSCPEGTSCAVEAFQRAAGAFSLLRENFSHAPSPDMSPASLSMLEQLMTAQAQECVFEGLLLQAPVAPRDCLAQLHLAQEAAQVAAEYRLVHQTMAQPPVQDYVPFPWTTLVHVKAEYFRALAHYHAALALCDGAPVAEAELPALEQIFLGPPASSEPRGPALPQEQEDRRKLGKAHLKRAILGQEEALRLHAVCRALRRVDLLQVVLAQALRRSLAKYSELDLEDDFCEAAEAPDIRPKTQRRPEGRAPSFSRVKVADIFHRLGPLSVFSARNRWRLAGPIHVARGEGGFGFTLRGDAPVLIAAVVPGGRAAAAGLKEGDYIVSVNGQPCRWWKHAAVVAQLKGVGDEGVSLQVLTLLPGAEPPGSGDRRPALGALLRSQKECGWETPGPAQASPRPLLGWNRKAKRGKAGRRLSPAPHP; encoded by the exons ATGGTCCCTGAGGGGAGGCCGGACGGTGCGGGCGCCGGCGAGGAGAGCGCCCGGCTGCAGGCGGCGGGCAGCGTCCGCAAG GGCTGTGACCTCCTGGCAAATTCGCAGCACGGCTGCCTGCAGAGCCGCAGGGCCCAGATCCACCAGCAGATCAACAGGGAGCTGAGGATGCGGACGGGCGCCGAGAACCTGTACAG AGCGACCAGCAATGCCCGGGTGAGGGAGACTGTGGCCCTGGAGCTGAGCTACGTCAACTCCAGCCTGCAGCTGCTGAAGGAGGAGTTGGAGGGGCTCGATGGCAACGTGGATGCCGACCAGCCCCAGag CGAAGGTATCACTGTCCCCATGATCCCCCTGGGGCTGAAGGAGACCAAGCAGCTAGACTGGGCCACGCCCCTGAAG GAGCTGATCTCGGGGCACTTTGGAGAGGACAGTGCTTCCTACGAGGCTGAAATCCGGGAGCTGGAGGACCTGCGGCAG GCCGCGCGGACCCCTAGCCGGAGCGAGGCGGGCCTGGAGCTGCTCACGGCCTACTACAATCAGCTGTGTTTCCAGGAGGCGCGCTTTGTCACCCCTGCCAGGAGCCTGGGGCTGCTGTTCCACTG GTATGACTCGCTGACGGGGGTTCCGGCCCAGCAGCGGGCCCTGGCCTTCGAGAAGGGCAGCGTGCTCTTCAACATCGGCGCCCTCCACACCCAGATCGGGGCTCGCCAGGACCGCTCCTGCCCCGAGGGCACCAGCTGTGCTGTGGAGGCCTTTCAGAGGGCTGCGG GGGCCTTCAGCCTCCTGAGGGAGAACTTCTCCCACGCACCCAGCCCCGACATGAGCCCCGCCTCACTCTCCATGCTGGAGCAGCTCATGACCGCCCAGGCCCAGGAGTGCGTCTTCGAGGGCCTCTTGCTGCAGGCCCCCGTGGCTCCCCGTGACTGCCTGGCCCAGCTCCACCTGGCTCAGGAGGCCGCCCAG GTGGCGGCCGAGTACCGGCTGGTGCATCAGACCATGGCCCAGCCGCCCGTCCAGGACTACGTGCCCTTCCCCTGGACCACCCTGGTGCACGTGAAGGCCGAGTACTTCCGCGCCCTGGCCCACTACCACGCGGCCCTGGCCCTGTGTGACGGCGCCC CGGTGGCGGAGGCGGAGCTTCCAGCCCTCGAGCAGATCTTCCTCGGGCCCCCGGCCTCGTCTGAGCCCCggggccccgccctgccccaggAGCAGGAGGACCGCCGGAAGCTCG GCAAGGCCCACCTGAAGCGGGCCATCCTGGGTCAGGAGGAGGCCCTGCGGCTGCATGCCGTGTGCCGGGCCCTGCGCAGGGTGGACCTGCTGCAGGTCGTGCTGGCCCAGGCGCTGCGGCGCTCTCTGGCCAAGTACTCGGAACTCGACCTCGAGGACGACTTCTGTGAGGCCGCCGAGGCCCCTGACATTCGGC CTAAGACGCAGCGGAGGCCGGAGGGCAGGGCGCCCAGCTTCTCCCGGGTGAAGGTGGCTGACATCTTCCATCGGCTG GGGCCCCTGTCCGTGTTCTCAGCCAGGAACCGCTGGCGGCTGGCAGGGCCCATCCACGTGGCCCGAGGAGAGGGCGGCTTCGGCTTCACGCTGCGGGGCGACGCGCCCGTTCTCATCGCGGCTGTCGTTCCGGGGGGCCGGGCCGCG GCGGCCGGCCTGAAGGAGGGTGACTACATCGTGTCAGTGAACGGGCAGCCGTGCAGGTGGTGGAAGCATGCAGCTGTGGTAGCCCAGCTGAAGGGCGTGGGCGACGAGGGCGTGAGCCTGCAGGTGCTGACGCTGCTGCCCGGTGCCGAGCCGCCTGGCTCG GGGGACCGCCGGCCAGCCCTGGGGGCGCTTCTGAGGAGCCAGAAGGAGTGTGGCTGGGAGACACCAGGGCCCGCACAAgccagccccaggcccctcctTGGCTGGAACCGCAAGGCCAAGAGGGGCAAGGCTGGAAGGAGGCTGTCCCCAGCCCCACACCCCTGA